A stretch of the Aspergillus puulaauensis MK2 DNA, chromosome 6, nearly complete sequence genome encodes the following:
- a CDS encoding uncharacterized protein (COG:S;~EggNog:ENOG410PMYD;~TransMembrane:2 (i312-334o354-378i);~antiSMASH:Cluster_6.5), whose amino-acid sequence MDRAVERTPPWVQIYQDVGDIDAWTNCGSETSIVEKEKSANFIIFVRSDIDDQDKSFKLRFQEEFRPVLDADINGSFDCHYGCSQSRVWPEVSWSCFKVKEVKTAADYSWKQPTIHVQWNAETGRQIIHIFGFKPDQQDVFMNKLPTAAERRCNPFSLHAAFARIILEQYNDAFWLLRDLVRNHEKARSKEKKEKRKKTKAEKEHERKMFPLLHDIARHLFHYQETIEVAEHTLQVMAKELIHWRHEDEGNIRANIGTWLDARRRIMHEEKRAHSLKTRSKSLNDRHQNEINLAFNLVSQDFGRDARSDSNMMTTVAFVSMVYLPGTFVSGLFGTNFFSFQADPGNTWLTADEFWMYWAVTIPLTLLTLGIWGVWHWWDTYVGWAQKMRQKRAESTKSDDHDATADIKMENFSLRQRILTATRLNEIQRKETV is encoded by the exons ATGGATCGCGCTGTAGAAAGGACCCCGCCTTGGGTTCAGATATACCAGGACGTTG GCGACATCGACGCGTGGACGAATTGTGGGAGTGAAACGAGTATCGTGGAG AAAGAGAAAAGCGCCAACTTCATCAT CTTCGTAAGGAGCGACATCGATGACCAGGACAAATCCTTCAAGCTCCGATTCCAAGAAGAATTCCGGCCAGTGCTAGACGCCGATATCAACGGGTCGTTCGACTGCCATTATGGATGCTCACAATCCCGAGTATGGCCAGAAG TATCTTGGTCATGTTTCAAAGTGAAAGAAGTCAAAACAGCCGCAGACTATAGCTGGAAACAGCCAACCATCCACGTCCAGTGGAATGCAGAAACCGGCAGGCAAATTATCCACATCTTTGGTTTCAAACCAGACCAACAGGACGTCTTCATGAATAAACTCCCGACGGCGGCCGAGCGCAGGTGTAATCCGTTCTCCTTGCACGCTGCGTTCGCCCGGATAATCCTCGAACAGTATAACGATGcgttttggttgttgagagACCTGGTGCGGAACCACGAAAAG GCACGAtcaaaagagaagaaagagaaaaggaagaaaaccAAGGCCGAAAAAGAGCATGAAAGGAAGATGTTCCCCCTTCTGCACGACATCGCACGCCACCTCTTCCACTACCAGGAAACGATCGAAGTCGCCGAGCATACACTGCAAGTGATGGCCAAGGAACTGATCCACTGGCGGCACGAAGACGAAGGCAACATCCGCGCCAACATCGGGACCTGGTTGGATGCACGTCGACGGATCATGCACGAGGAAAAGAGGGCACACTCACTCAAGACGCGATCGAAGTCTCTGAACGATAGGCACCAGAACGAGATCAACCTG GCATTCAACCTGGTATCGCAAGACTTCGGACGAGACGCGCGATCCGACAGCAACATGATGACGACGGTCGCGTTTGTGAGTATGGTGTATCTGCCTGGGACGTTTGTGTCT GGCCTGTTCGGAACCaacttcttcagcttccagGCCGACCCCGGTAATACTTGGCTCACGGCCGATGAGTTCTGGATGTACTGGGCTGTTACGATCCCCCTGACACTGCTGACTCTGGGGATTTGGGGAGTTTGGCACTGGTGGGATACGTATGTTGGCTGGGCGCAGAAGATGCGCCAAAAGAGGGCGGAAAGCACCAAGTCGGACGATCACGATGCGACGGCCGACATTAAAATGGAAAATTTCAGCTTGCGACAGCGTATACTTACAGCCACGAGGTTGAACGAGATTCAGCGGAAAGAGACGGTGTGA
- a CDS encoding putative C6 transcription factor (COG:K;~EggNog:ENOG410Q1WU;~InterPro:IPR036864,IPR007219,IPR001138;~PFAM:PF00172;~antiSMASH:Cluster_6.5;~go_function: GO:0000981 - DNA-binding transcription factor activity, RNA polymerase II-specific [Evidence IEA];~go_function: GO:0003677 - DNA binding [Evidence IEA];~go_function: GO:0008270 - zinc ion binding [Evidence IEA];~go_process: GO:0006351 - transcription, DNA-templated [Evidence IEA];~go_process: GO:0006355 - regulation of transcription, DNA-templated [Evidence IEA]) has protein sequence MTASSKSRRLPSAAPDSAASDAQKRRKNVGTACSACKARKLKCTGAPPCANCLKSGIECTLDETADRRRRGVLKRKIDKLEDQEDLLGRLLEFFREGNNRCTIPLLNLIRSHASPSEIRFYIEHQLPRSKRTQTPELLEVCREIEQRQSSEPLRKRRILDTAPNGSHDTPRLSVPAQPWTSIVADDDLVSRLIFLWFTWVHPFCNFIDRDLFTQDMKSGSLSASYCSPFLVNMILSDACAYSEYSASGLPDDLTAKRIEFYEEAKRLLDKEEGRISLPTVQGLGVLWMCASITGRDRQAWIKGAQLAYSLRELSQVSCNLPPEADRDATALPTIVNNTNWGLFNLAMVHALFARKRPIVGPPAHSPSASNQCDHDMWYSYPNKSAGVESHTSCLFTAVCNLSRIAYKLGRFLFSQNKPSSERLDITNGELDALRDLNEWADRLPECLKESIADLPHVLSLHMYNHAILTVVYGFLRARPLYLPNPSALSPTVRDALMAPARAWATSLSSARNIAHLTLVHRAYWGSDRMPGATVHCIMAALFALLDNVDDPANRDAFISLTAAAAAFSRQWESPNTLLRNIQNIARQRDVTLPPETCAFFLDPDQPSGNSTPIKAETP, from the exons ATGACCGCCAGCTCCAAGTCCCGTCGCCTGCCCTCCGCGGCCCCCGACTCCGCCGCAAGTGACGCACAGAAACGCAGAAAGAACGTTGGCACCGCATGTTCCGCTTGCAAAGCTCGCAAGCTCAAG TGTACCGGAGCGCCTCCCTGCGCTAACTGCCTTAAAAGCGGCATCGAATGTACCCTCGACGAAACCGCCGATAGACGCCGACGGGGAGTCTTGAAACGCAAGATTGATAAGttggaggaccaggaggatTTGCTGGGTCGCCTGCTCGAGTTTTTCCGGGAAGGCAATAATCGTTGCACGATTCCCCTTTTGAACCTCATCCGCAGCCATGCCTCACCATCCGAGATCCGTTTCTATATCGAACACCAATTGCCACGATCGAAACGTACGCAGACTCCGGAGTTATTGGAAGTGTGCAGGGAAATCGAACAGCGCCAGTCTTCCGAGCCGCTGCGCAAGCGTCGCATCCTTGATACTGCTCCTAATGGATCCCACGATACCCCACGATTGTCCGTCCCCGCGCAGCCTTGGACCTCAATCGTCGCCGACGATGACCTCGTGTCCCGATTGATATTTTTATGGTTTACCTGGGTTCACCCGTTTTGCAACTTCATTGACCGCGATCTCTTCACCCAGGACATGAAGTCTGGATCGCTGTCAGCATCATACTGCTCCCCGTTCTTGGTGAACATGATACTTTCCGACGCATGT GCTTACTCGGAGTACTCTGCGTCCGGGCTCCCAGACGACCTAACCGCCAAACGCATCGAGTTTTACGAGGAGGCCAAACGACTACTTGATAAGGAAGAGGGCCGCATCAGCTTGCCGACGGTCCAGGGCTTAGGAGTATTATGGATGTG CGCATCTATAACCGGCCGTGACCGGCAGGCGTGGATTAAGGGTGCGCAGCTTGCATATTCACTCCGCGAGCTATCCCAAGTGTCCTGTAATCTCCCACCAGAGGCCGACCGGGATGCAACCGCCCTGCCCACGATTGTTAACAACACTAACTGGGGATTGTTCAACCTCGCCAT GGTTCACGCTCTATTTGCGAGGAAACGCCCTATCGTTGGACCACCCGCCCATTCTCCCTCTGCCAGCAACCAATGCGACCACGATATGTGGTATTCATATCCAAACAAATCAGCTGGTGTGGAGTCACACACATCCTGCCTATTCACGGCGGTATGTAATTTAAGCCGAATCGCCTATAAGCTCGGAAGATTTCTGTTCTCCCAAAACAAACCATCTTCGGAGCGTCTCGATATAACAAATGGGGAACTTGACGCACTACGGGATTTAAACGAGTGGGCTGACCGACTACCGGAGTGCCTAAAAGAAAGCATTGCCGATCTCCCTCATGTTCTCTCTTTGCA CATGTACAACCACGCTATCTTGACTGTAGTCTACGGATTTCTAAGAGCTCGTCCCTTATACCTGCCGAATCCATCAGCTTTGAGCCCCACTGTCCGTGACGCACTCATGGCTCCTGCACGTGCCTGGGCCACAAGTCTTTCGTCGGCTCGCAATATTGCCCATTTGACGCTTGTCCATCGCGCATATTGGGGATCCGATCGCATGCCGGGGGCCACCGTGCACTGTATTATGGCTGCCCTGTTTGCTCTACTTGACAACGTGGATGACCCGGCTAACCGTGATGCATTCATTTCACTCACGGCGGCGGCCGCCGCGTTTTCGCGTCAGTGGGAAAGTCCTAACACCCTGCTGCGCAATATCCAGAACATTGCACGGCAGCGGGACGTCACCCTCCCTCCGGAAACATGCGCTTTCTTCTTGGATCCAGACCAGCCTTCGGGGAACAGCACTCCCATCAAAGCCGAAACCCCCTGA
- a CDS encoding uncharacterized protein (COG:S;~EggNog:ENOG410Q2BG;~SECRETED:SignalP(1-16);~antiSMASH:Cluster_6.5), translated as MRAVLLTLAFTALAAAADDATTTVGYFGGGEWENTDDDDSLPLIPSYTSIAASVVDVNAVETVLAISCLEGAATKSCSINDPWTMTQGISSFSWYAEYTAFDWEPPVTATLDYNCAYQNYTLSATCTYSMSYSGSADGAETSTSYSTETSWESVPTYAALEVTGGVEKFNEPEATETPEGGAGFAGPLQAMVTAAPVLAAGLLGML; from the coding sequence ATGCGCGCTGTACTTCTGACCCTGGCCTTCACGGCCctcgctgctgccgccgacGACGCCACGACAACTGTGGGCTACTTCGGCGGTGGAGAATGGGAGAAcaccgacgatgatgactCTCTCCCTTTGATCCCTTCCTACACATCCATCGCCGCCTCCGTCGTTGATGTCAACGCCGTGGAAAccgtcctcgccatctcctGCCTCGAGGGCGCCGCCACGAAGTCCTGCTCCATCAATGACCCCTGGACCATGACCCAGGGCATCTCATCTTTCAGCTGGTACGCCGAGTACACGGCCTTCGACTGGGAGCCGCCTGTCACGGCGACGCTCGACTACAACTGCGCCTACCAGAACTACACGCTCAGCGCGACCTGCACGTACAGCATGAGCTACTCGGGCTCTGCGGACGGCGCGGAGACTTCCACCAGCTACAGCACCGAGACTTCGTGGGAGAGTGTGCCGACGTATGCTGCGCTTGAGGTTACCGGAGGCGTGGAGAAGTTTAATGAGCCTGAAGCGACTGAGACACCGGAGGGAGGGGCTGGGTTTGCTGGGCCTCTGCAGGCGATGGTGACGGCTGCACCGGTTCTGGCGGCTGGTCTTCTTGGTATGCTTTGA
- a CDS encoding uncharacterized protein (COG:S;~EggNog:ENOG410PJ7E;~InterPro:IPR000073,IPR029058;~PFAM:PF12697;~antiSMASH:Cluster_6.5), with product MVSSVFHVTEHSVNAQHIREHPAATAGRQEDVLQLAVKQYVPRSNPSPKPGDLSIIGAHANGFPKELYEPLWEEISHRLNAKGIAIRGIWIADVAHQGQSGVVNETKLGNDPSALDHARDLLLMINEFREQLPRPIVGIGHSVGAVQLIALSMLHPRLLQSLGLIEPPMAPIAISQGALATIKASTFRRDLWPSREAARAAMMQNPFYRRWDPRVFDRWIKHGLRDTPTPLHTQPGAVTLTTTKSQEVLTYLRPFYEIQRDKLAYPDLDPSRLAPDSVGYNPGVDFVCQSLPALRPTALYIIGGASHLGTSELQELRLERTGTGVGGNGGARTGGVGHVTIPNGGHLLPMEMVELTAMAAVEWLGQQVPSMLQMDEQFEKRWDSLTGVEKSTLDGRWYKMARSIAAKSKAPKL from the exons ATGGTATCCTCTGTATTCCATGTAACTGAACACTCTGTCAATGCGCAACATATCCGAGAGCATCCCGCGGCGACAGCGGGAAGACAGGAAGATGTTCTCCAGTTGGCCGTGAAACAATACGTGCCTCGCAGTAACCCCAGCCCTAAACCGGGGGATCTGAGTATCATCGGTGCCCATGCGAATGGGTTCCCGAAGGAGCTATACGAGCCCCTCTGGGAGGAAATAAGCCATCGCTTGAATGCGAAAGGAATTGCGATCCGCGGAATTTGGATCGCTGATGTCGCCCATCAAGGCCAGAGCGGCGTAGTAAATGAAACCAAGCTCGGGAATGACC CGTCGGCTTTGGATCACGCTCGCGATCTCTTGTTGATGATTAACGAGTTTCGTGAACAGCTGCCCAGACCTATTGTCGGGATTGGACACAGCGTGGGAGCAGTTCAGCT AATTGCCCTGTCTATGCTGCATCCCCGGCTCCTCCAGTCCCTAGGCCTCATTGAGCCCCCAATGGCACCCATCGCCATCAGCCAGGGCGCCCTGGCCACGATCAAAGCGTCCACGTTCCGGAGAGATCTATGGCCATCTCGTGAAGCAGCCAGGGCGGCCATGATGCAGAACCCCTTTTACCGCCGTTGGGATCCTCGGGTTTTCGACCGGTGGATCAAACACGGGCTGCGCGATACTCCTACTCCTCTCCATACCCAGCCTGGGGCAGTGACGCTGACGACTACAAAGTCCCAAGAGGTTCTTACATATCTGCGTCCTTTTTACGAGATACAGCGTGACAAACTCGCCTACCCCGATCTCGACCCGAGCAGACTAGCTCCGGATAGCGTCGGCTATAACCCCGGCGTGGATTTCGTGTGCCAGAGTCTACCGGCATTGCGGCCGACGGCGCTTTACATTATCGGCGGCGCGAGTCACTTGGGGACGTcggagctgcaggagctgAGATTGGAGCGCACAGGCACGGGGGTTGGGGGTAATGGGGGAGCCCGGACTGGAGGGGTTGGCCATGTCACTATTCCCAATGGCGGACATCTCCTGCcgatggagatggtcgaGCTTACTGCGATGGCTGCTGTAGAGTGGTTAGGACAGCAGGTGCCGTCGATGTTACAGATGGATGAGCAGTTCGAGAAACGCTGGGACAGTCTCACCGGGGTGGAAAAGTCGACGCTGGATGGTCGGTGGTATAAGATGGCTCGCTCGATTGCAGCAAAGTCCAAAGCACCGAAACTGTAA